In the genome of Botrytis cinerea B05.10 chromosome 13, complete sequence, one region contains:
- the Bcprd1 gene encoding Bcprd1, whose product MSLIARKSNIQGDIWPGLPKRIQKFMFFKINKADDFKQRLRSFVKDGGITSAKDACDMKNKILAAKLQAQQSGRPAKIQSLPGVNIAFTSTGLAAMGKFTFNEGAVKKDKELAKIFRKNQLRGGLFGKGMYDDLVNEGWDDPHEIRDHYKPSPNRLIDGVFLVTAEEENHLNSMGNEIKEHFLKEQGFGDADTYLISNDPAIEFTFTREGRTRPDKGKEHFGFEDGISQPLIEGLDEVTPKDKEPKSVKSGLIFAGHEGDDMKQPDWAEDGSFLVFRDLQQLVPEFDKWLEDNKHNAPFIGESDNPKEKLAAYLMGRWKNGTPVDESPHDDKDESLFHSNNFDFHPVQEHKKCPFAAHIRKMRPRGDLDHDHAVIIRRGISYGGEVTPEEKAVQRSDDENERGLLFVCYQSDIRNGFNFLTTRWASNHHFPDRKDNFVGEHGPGIDAIVGQRLDHHPPRSIGLPDGKKPTEARLELERWVVQRGGEYFFSPGIKALEGYLTDAPDYPPSLTAP is encoded by the exons ATAGCTAGAAAGTCTAATATCCAGGGTGATATCTG GCCTGGCTTGCccaaaagaattcaaaaatttatgTTCTTTAAGATCAATAAAGCAGATGACTTCAAACAGCGGCTCAGATCTTTTGTCAAAGATGGCGGAATTACGAGCGCCAAAGATGCATGTGATATGAAGAACAAAATCCTTGCAGCAAAACTTCAAGCACAACAATCAGGTCGACCAGCCAAGATTCAGTCTCTGCCAGGTGTTAATATCGCTTTCACCTCAACAGGTTTGGCCGCT ATGGGTAAATTCACTTTTAATGAGGGAGCTGTAAAGAAGGATAAAGAATTGGCCAAGATTTTTAGAAAGAACCAGCTTAGAGGTGGCTTGTTCGGAAAAGGCATGTACGATGACCTTGTGAACGAGGGCTGGGATGATCCGCATGAGATTCGAGACCACTACAAGCCATCTCCAAACCGCTTGATTGATGGAGTATTTCTAGTCACAGCCGAAGAGGAGAATCACTTGAATTCCATGGGGAATGAGATTAAAGAGCATTTTCTCAAGGAACAGGGATTCGGTGATGCCGATACATATTTAATTAGCAACGACCCAGCAATTGAGTTCACCTTCACCAGGGAAGGCCGGACTCGCCCAGATAAAGGCAAAGAGCA TTTCGGCTTCGAGGATGGAATCAGTCAGCCCTTAATTGAAGGCTTAGATGAGGTGACACCCAAGGACAAAGAGCCCAAGTCCGTGAAATCAGG ATTGATCTTTGCAGGGCACGAGGGTGATGATATGAAGCAGCCAGATTGGGCGGAAGATGGGAGCTTCCTAGTTTTTCGGGATCTCCAACAGCTTGTCCCTGAGTTTGACAA ATGGTTAGAAGATAACAAACATAACGCACCGTTCATAGGAGAATCTGATAATCCCAAAGAGAAGCTTGCTGCGTACCTAATGGGTCGATGGAAAAATG GAACACCTGTGGATGAGAGTCCTCATGATGACAAAGATGAGAGCCTTTTCCATTCTAACAACTTTGACTTCCATCCCGTTCAAGAACACAAAAAATGTCCTTTCGCAGCACATATCCGAAAAATGCGACCTCGTGGAGACCTGGACCACGACCATGCCGTCATCATACGCCGCGGTATCTCTTATGGAGGTGAAGTAACACCCGAAGAGAAAGCTGTACAGAGATCTGATGACGAGAACGAACGTGGACTTCTTTTCGTGTGTTATCAGAGCGACATTCGAAATGGTTTCAACTTCTTAACTACTCGCTGGGCAAGCAACCACCACTTCCCAGACCGCAAGGACAATTTCGTTGGTGAGCATGGTCCAGGAATTGATGCTATTGTTGGCCAGCGACTCGATCATCACCCACCTCGTTCTATTGGGCTTCCAGATGGTAAAAAGCCTACAGAAGCACGTCTTGAACTTGAAAGATGGGTGGTTCAACGGGGCGgtgaatatttcttttcgcCGGGAATTAAAGCACTCGAGGGTTATCTGACCGATGCTCCTGATTATCCACCATCGCTTACGGCTCCATGA